AGCTTGCTCAACTTCATTTCAGATTGCTGTATCATTTATCACTATCAGCAACTCAATAACATTGGTAAGAGGATCACCATGGCTTGGCGGTTCTAACAATTTCAACAGGCCAGGATCTCTcgataaatttccaaaaaactggGATGACTCAGGATCACCTAACGGCTACCCTTGGTACTGCAAACGACTACATAAGAAGATCTTCATTGACGAGCAAATATTCCCTTTCGGCCCGTGCAATTTTGAAGATGACAACACGGATTATTTTGATGATAGTGACGATGGATACTCACAGAATTCTATACGACAGAGCAATCGAAATCGTGATAACGAGAAGAGTCTTGGCATAGCAAGTTTTAATGCCCCTTCAAATCAAGGCAATCAGCTGAAAATCTCAAAGCCCAAAAAACCTCAAATACCGAGCTTCAATGCTCATGAAAGCTCAGGCTTCCATGGTCTCGAAAAGGGAGTGATGGATAATGACAACTCAGGTTTGGATAATAGTATCGGGAAGACTGGATCAACACATGAATATCAACAAAGATCAGAATTTCAAGCTCCTGGAGAACTATTgcaggcaagaaattatatgaaAAGTTTGACTGCCAATTCTAATGCACATCTATCAAGGGATAAGTTCTCATTTGCAAATGAAGAATTGTTTGAAGACCCCAGTAGATTCATGATACATAACTCACCAATCAAATCTTCCGTCAAGCAGGAAACTAGCAGGAGAATCTCCGGTGAAAGACAAGGTAACTCCAGGGAAAACATCAATGACCAACTAGATAGAGATAAAATTCTATCAATACTCAATTCTAAGGGCAAATACGACCTGGATGATTACAGAAGTCTTGAGAAATTCTTCAACCCGTCTCATCAAGCGTCATCTAACACAGACAATGATGatagatattttaaattttcaaccaAGCAATCCAGCAACAACAGAAgtgatgagaaaaataattcgAGTACGCCCGTAAACCAAACTACACCTAAGTCGattttgaagaagaaaaactttcaaGAATCCAAAGATGTGCCCCCACAGTACTACCATTACACATCTAGCCTTCAAAACGCACCCAATCTACGTTTCAACCAAGTAATTCCGCCTTCATATCATGGAGTCAAATCAGGATCATTCAGCATCAATGGATTCGGCCCGTTCAACCACGTTCAAGATGAGTCAGCTCTGCAAGAGTCAAAAACATTTTTCGGTATGAATAGTACATCTGacgaatattaattatttcacatgttgtattataatttatgatttttttagaaTAGTGTAGTTTCTCTATTGGATGAGGAGCTTCATTCGATTAGATTTTTGACTAATCTAtgacattaatttattcttgcACACAATTAAAGTATATTTTTCGATATTGGAATTcaataaatcatattatatgagtgaataaattaaatttgataatttcttatTCACTTGGTCTACCACAGATAAGTGAAAACTGTAGGGCCTACATTATAcgatagagaaacaatagagtgagtagatatcccatggtatagggcgtttatgtcgcaacttttactgttatctcaagcccatagtcGACGTAGTTCTTTCCGTGatgctgtgtgacgctggtagtctctcatattgtgccgttcatacactctcaccccaacaaaaaatcaacagtaatcgacaataatcggcttgagataaaaatcaacagtaatcgacaataatcggcttgagataacagtaaaagttgcgacataaatgccctataccgtgggatatctactcacgcttttgttctctatgattatacctTGGAATCAACCTTTGaatttctcttcattttccaataattcataTTCACAACGTATTCAGTAATATCCACCCAACAAATATAGGATTCCAATCAAGTCACGATCATCACAATTATCATTAAAAAGTAATATAGAAAACGAACCattgaaatttatattcaaatgtaCTACTGTATTTCTCAACAGTGATTATAATGAATAACAAGGATCATCTGGctcacttttaaaaaaatcaaaattttcataataaattcaaaatctgGTTCAATAATCACAATTACTAACTCATCTGAGAAAAATTAAGCTTATCATTATTTCTACTAACATTTGAGAGATAATTTGCAGTCTCCgatctcaattcaattcaaattcaagaattcaaattgagaatctatatcaCATTTAACAACATATAAattacattgaatgaaaaagactaagaaattgtcaaaaaaccacagatctattaatacttagaaagaccggtttcggttattacaacattgtcaatctctgataaacattaagagaaaagaaaaaatatataaattacatttatgTTTTAGTGCAGTTTGCACAAAAaacggttaaatttcaatcatgattaattccacgagaacctatcagagaaACCGTcgtatcaaaaaggccttctctgtttgtttctcgtgaaattaaccggcttttatgcaaccgggccttagtctataattgaaaagaataattataaaacatatCTTAGTATTCCGATTCTCATGTTCGATTAATCATAACTAAACGTGGATCATTGTATGAGAAGCTTTGCTTGTTATAAATCACTTGGGAAAGGTACGTATGGAGATAAAATGAGAGAATGCCTTGAGAAGGCCACGACAAATTCAAAACCTCAGTTTGTAGCCTCAACTCCAAATATTGGTATAGTAAACTTTGAACGGGCATGTCCGCGCAGGTAGTCGCCCTTCAATAGAGTTGAAGAGCGATCCGGAACAAATACACACggtttacaataataatagctGAATGATATACTGGGGCTGAATGAGAATACGGTagtcaacacaaaattattcTGCTCTTGAGAATGGAAAGCTCCTTTTTGATTTATGAGAGCGCTAAGTATCATCGACTCTAGGTTGAACATTCAATAGCTCCTGTAAGGTTATTAGTGAAAGTGAAATACGAATGTAAACAATctttttttgtctcttgtatcCCGTATGAACCTGATTATCGACAGCGGTACTTCAAGAAATAGTTTGTAAATCTTTATGAGGGACACGAAgtaatgatgaaataattgctATTGAAAACTTCATTTATTCAAAAGTAATTAAATAATTGCAGTGAATCTTTATTTCCATATTTATAGTCTGACTGGGTTGTGGCAGCTTGGTTCATTATAATAAGATGAACGCTCTAAAGTCTAAACCAAAGATTGCTTGATGATGACATGTAAGCGCTGGTTATTCAAATGAGTTTCTGCTCTACTGAGTACTAAAAAATACCACTGCGGTTTATAGGAGTGTTTATTCCAAGTGTGAACACTCTCATGAAAACCAATGGTAGACTATTCGTTTTCTAAGCACATCAGAAATTCATTGGCAAGCAGTGTTTTAGTATTAGAATCTCTAACTGGCTATCAGAAGGTGCCGGGTTCGATCCCAAATAACAAATAGTTTTGTACACACcattttaattatcagttttcaCACTTGATTGATACTCTCAATGTCAGATACTTTCCAATGGATATGATAATTGCTTGAAACTTTACTTAATAAGTATATAATACCAATACAATATGCTATATTCTGTGATAATACTAATTGTGAGTGAATTAATCATACCTAATTCACATCTTCAAGAAGGATTAGGAAAAAGAGCCaaagaaaaagtgaaaataatcatttaagCATTTGACCAAGGTTTTTAATTCGAGATACTGATGATCCCAGctataataatcttcataaGCAATTGAAATTCCATTCTGATCGGATTGGAATAGTGTTTAGCGTTTGACGCTAGCATTGATCAGAGTCGTGTGATATTGTTCCGAGTCAATAGATCCTGTTGCCGGAGGAGCAGTTCCTTTCACAATCtgtttcataataaattattatcaagtgTTGTTGAATCACGCAGGCAACCTTGGCTCATTTATTATGAACTGGAGTAATAAGCAACTATCTAGTCAAGTTATTTCAAGAATCAGACCAGTCTATACAATGCTGTTCTCATATAAACAATGGGGTACACAGGTACACACCTTCAATTAGTAATCTTGTGCAAATcggttttattcaatgagaACAGTTGTCCAGAAAGGAGAACAATAATACTGTTTGTGATACTGGAGAATGCTTTTAGACTAAACTTTGGCATTCACAATAATTCAATGAATCAATGCACAtacctaataataatatattgaattttatactgataaaatatataattttatcaaattatataCTGAATTATGAACTAATTATATGATATTTGATGAgaaactgagaaattgaataaattcaggTATTCCCGGAAACTTGAACCAAAAATACACCAAtctactaattaataataatattcgtatggcttttattggtggtgAGTTCCTGACGGAAATTCCACCTCGCCcgaatataattatcatttgagccgtcagtgggccttacgactgtcaacttcagccgggaccgacaatttgaCGTGCCCacccgataacacgggagtgacctgatcaaaaacttttagCTCTGAGTGGGTTTGAACCGGGATCAATGCACATTATGGGACACAAGAGAAAAAcagtattgaatatatatatatatatatatatatatatatatatatataaaccaTTGGTCTACAATGAAAATGTGTAGTTTGTGAGTTCAGTTTCCTGCTCTCTCTTTTTCCCAATTTCTGACATTCTCAAGACTTCTACTCAATTTCCCgaagaatattttgaataattaaacaTTATGCAGGCCCCGGTCGGTAAATTGGCTCAGGGTTAATATTAATACTCCCTCTCTTAgtagtagttttaatttattttgttttttccagTAATAGAATTGCTCTCATACAGTAAAATTGCGAAACAATACATTCGAAAAAATACCTTGAAGTATTATTCACTtgtattatttacttatttactaAGTATTTATTACTTGAATAGCAAAATCATAACAGAACAATGTGTGATGGGCCTTAAAAATGATCAGAAAGGGGTCCAGGTCACCAAAGGCGCAATTCATATATAGTGAACCATGCCCTGGCATAATGTGGACAAAAATCTCAAATCTTTCACATTTTAAAGCTGATTCAATTTCAGATCCACAACCATTCTTCTGATGTCTCTATTTACCTCCACCCCATTCACCCATAAAACCCTGCTTGATGTTCAAATTTCGAGCGCATACAGCTCTGGCTAATGTCATGATTCAAGCATAATCAAATAGTATGGTTCATCTTGCCCCCTCTTCATACTTTTTTCTCCCtcattcttcttgttctttttagAGTTCCTCCATTCCCCTACTAATTAATCAACCTTAATATTATCCAACCTTTTCCTACTTCAATATTGAACTGATAATGTACAACAATAACAATTGTACACCAGAGTtacaaaaactattttatttattgttttttcctTCAAAAAAGATTCAAATTCCGTTTCATGATAAGTGTTTTATTTCGAAAGTACTAGAATTTGTGGTAAACAAGTCTAACGGTTAATAGTCCGTCCAAGTTCAGTTTCTACAGGTAGAAACAATTAGCCGACGACGTTGGATCGTTGAACTTGCTCCACTACTTTAGCGCCGAACGGTCGATGAAAGTGCTCTCATAACTACAGTAGGAGCAGCTCATTACATGCCATTATCTGGACAAATCGGTGTTTATTATTGTGGTTACACGCACGattcacattttttcatgtgCGACAGTATATATGATTATTCGAAGTCATTCGGTACAATCTCATTCATTACACTAAACTCCGAATGATCTATTATCTCTACTC
The sequence above is drawn from the Nilaparvata lugens isolate BPH chromosome 2, ASM1435652v1, whole genome shotgun sequence genome and encodes:
- the LOC120349778 gene encoding uncharacterized protein LOC120349778 is translated as MSPRIVLLQIAVSFITISNSITLVRGSPWLGGSNNFNRPGSLDKFPKNWDDSGSPNGYPWYCKRLHKKIFIDEQIFPFGPCNFEDDNTDYFDDSDDGYSQNSIRQSNRNRDNEKSLGIASFNAPSNQGNQLKISKPKKPQIPSFNAHESSGFHGLEKGVMDNDNSGLDNSIGKTGSTHEYQQRSEFQAPGELLQARNYMKSLTANSNAHLSRDKFSFANEELFEDPSRFMIHNSPIKSSVKQETSRRISGERQGNSRENINDQLDRDKILSILNSKGKYDLDDYRSLEKFFNPSHQASSNTDNDDRYFKFSTKQSSNNRSDEKNNSSTPVNQTTPKSILKKKNFQESKDVPPQYYHYTSSLQNAPNLRFNQVIPPSYHGVKSGSFSINGFGPFNHVQDESALQESKTFFGMNSTSDEY